A stretch of Sulfitobacter sp. THAF37 DNA encodes these proteins:
- a CDS encoding allophanate hydrolase subunit 1: protein MSDWPKIRTVGLSGILITFAGEMSEPANRAALALRAEVEAQGWEHVSETSTSLVSTFLSVDLALVSPEDIIARLNDLLTSRDWYAADLPAGRRLWRIPTVYGTDLGPQLEEAAKAAGVDPDTAIREISGSRVRVLTLGFAPGQPFSGMLPDTWNIPRQQSLTKEVPAGALVVAIRQLIVFTNPSPTGWRHIGQTAFRNFRPESDQPIALSPGDELCFPAITPEELKRIRMKDSSGDGGAETELLS from the coding sequence ATGAGTGACTGGCCCAAGATTCGCACCGTCGGCCTTTCCGGCATTCTGATCACCTTCGCCGGTGAGATGTCGGAACCCGCCAATCGCGCCGCGCTTGCCCTGAGAGCCGAGGTAGAGGCGCAGGGCTGGGAGCATGTGAGCGAAACCAGCACTTCGCTGGTCTCAACCTTCCTGAGTGTGGATCTTGCGTTGGTTTCTCCGGAGGACATCATCGCGCGCTTGAACGACCTTTTGACCAGCCGCGACTGGTATGCGGCGGACTTGCCAGCCGGGCGCAGGCTGTGGCGCATCCCCACGGTCTACGGCACCGACCTGGGGCCGCAGCTTGAGGAAGCTGCCAAGGCTGCCGGTGTCGATCCAGACACCGCAATCCGCGAGATTTCCGGGTCTCGCGTGCGCGTCCTGACACTGGGTTTCGCCCCCGGCCAGCCTTTTTCCGGCATGCTGCCGGACACCTGGAACATCCCGCGCCAGCAGAGCCTGACAAAGGAAGTCCCGGCAGGCGCACTTGTCGTCGCGATCCGGCAGTTGATTGTCTTTACCAATCCCTCCCCCACCGGGTGGCGGCACATCGGGCAGACCGCGTTTCGCAACTTCCGTCCTGAAAGCGATCAACCCATTGCGCTGTCGCCCGGTGACGAGCTTTGCTTTCCCGCGATCACACCCGAAGAACTGAAACGGATCAGGATGAAGGATTCCTCCGGTGACGGCGGTGCGGAGACGGAGCTGTTGTCATGA
- a CDS encoding biotin-dependent carboxyltransferase family protein, whose translation MSGTLTIHQAGPQMSVQDFGRPGYRASGMTRGGAADPLALHEGAILLGQEPTLAAIEMVGAGGTFTADTNLRIALTGAPMKATLDGTPLTWNASHPMPAGARLVIGGATSGTYGYLHIGGGIDLPLQMGARSTHFGAGLGGALEAGDTLPVGADTGSGTGVALPRDDRFDGGCLRVVTSVQTDRFDDETIARFTATAFARDPRANRRGVRMEPPGEGFFATDQLSILSEVITIGDIQITGDGAPFVLMCECQTTGGYPRIGTVIPADLPRVAQAPTGAEIRFDFIPLEEAIAIQQRAAADLKALPGRCYPLVRDPHNIRDLLSYQLVGGVVSALADPFEKET comes from the coding sequence ATGAGTGGCACTCTGACAATCCATCAGGCAGGCCCGCAGATGAGCGTGCAGGACTTTGGCAGGCCGGGCTACCGCGCCAGCGGCATGACACGGGGCGGCGCGGCAGACCCACTGGCCCTGCACGAGGGCGCGATACTGCTGGGGCAGGAACCGACACTGGCCGCGATCGAGATGGTGGGCGCGGGCGGCACGTTCACCGCCGATACAAACCTGCGCATCGCCCTGACCGGTGCGCCGATGAAGGCGACGCTGGACGGTACGCCGCTGACATGGAACGCGAGCCACCCGATGCCCGCCGGGGCCCGACTGGTGATCGGCGGGGCCACGTCAGGCACCTATGGCTACCTGCACATCGGTGGCGGCATCGACCTGCCGCTTCAGATGGGCGCGCGCTCCACGCATTTCGGCGCAGGGCTGGGCGGCGCCTTGGAGGCTGGGGATACCCTGCCCGTCGGCGCCGACACCGGCAGCGGGACGGGTGTTGCCCTGCCCCGCGACGACCGGTTCGATGGCGGATGCCTTCGCGTCGTGACCAGCGTACAGACCGACCGGTTTGACGACGAAACCATCGCACGCTTTACCGCCACTGCCTTTGCCCGCGACCCCAGGGCAAACCGGCGCGGGGTGCGGATGGAACCGCCCGGCGAAGGCTTTTTTGCCACCGACCAGCTGAGTATCCTCTCGGAGGTCATCACCATCGGCGACATCCAGATCACCGGCGACGGCGCGCCCTTCGTGTTGATGTGCGAATGCCAGACCACGGGCGGTTATCCCCGCATCGGGACCGTGATCCCAGCCGACCTGCCCCGCGTGGCGCAGGCGCCCACGGGTGCCGAGATACGCTTTGATTTCATTCCGCTGGAAGAGGCAATCGCCATCCAACAGCGTGCCGCCGCCGATTTGAAGGCGTTGCCCGGCAGGTGTTACCCTCTGGTCCGGGACCCGCACAACATTCGCGACCTGCTGTCCTATCAGCTGGTTGGCGGTGTTGTTTCGGCGCTGGCCGACCCCTTCGAAAAGGAGACCTGA
- the pxpA gene encoding LamB/YcsF family protein, producing the protein MPSVDLNADMGESFGAWKMGDDAALLDIVTSANIACGGHAGDPDVMAATMRIADAKGVGIGAHPGFMDIAGFGRNRISVPRATLQNQVRYQVAASVGMARSQGATVRHLKLHGALANMASEDQTLARDLYEAALSVAPELIVMVLAATAQQRAVEDLGCRWAGEIFADRAYNDDATLVDRSLPGAVIHDAARAGARMVDMVRAGAIITESGRQIPTRIDTICLHGDTAEAVQIATAVRSQLEAAGVTLAQFTGNAA; encoded by the coding sequence ATGCCATCCGTCGATCTGAACGCCGACATGGGCGAGAGCTTTGGCGCCTGGAAGATGGGCGATGACGCCGCCCTGCTGGACATCGTAACTTCGGCCAATATCGCCTGTGGCGGCCACGCCGGAGACCCCGACGTAATGGCCGCGACCATGCGCATCGCGGATGCGAAGGGCGTGGGCATCGGTGCGCACCCCGGCTTCATGGACATCGCCGGTTTTGGCCGCAACCGAATATCGGTGCCGCGCGCCACTCTGCAGAATCAGGTGCGATACCAGGTCGCGGCCAGTGTCGGCATGGCCCGCAGCCAGGGCGCGACGGTGCGGCATCTCAAGCTGCACGGCGCGTTGGCCAACATGGCGTCCGAGGACCAGACCCTTGCCCGTGACCTCTACGAAGCCGCGTTGAGCGTGGCACCCGAGCTGATTGTCATGGTGCTTGCCGCGACGGCACAGCAGCGCGCGGTGGAGGACCTGGGATGCAGATGGGCCGGAGAGATCTTTGCGGACCGGGCCTATAACGACGATGCCACCCTGGTAGACCGTTCGCTGCCCGGCGCGGTCATCCATGACGCCGCGCGGGCGGGCGCGCGCATGGTCGACATGGTCCGCGCCGGGGCGATCATCACCGAAAGCGGCAGGCAGATCCCCACGCGGATCGACACCATCTGCCTGCACGGCGACACAGCCGAGGCGGTCCAGATCGCAACTGCCGTCCGGTCGCAGCTGGAGGCGGCGGGCGTGACCCTGGCTCAGTTCACCGGAAACGCGGCATAG
- a CDS encoding A24 family peptidase: MTGAALLYVLVILMGPAVGSFLGVVVDRLPRAGNTVRQPSACRSCGTPLARRQMVPILSYLLSKGRCATCGGAIPPWTLYLELICLGAGVLAVLKGGTGTQVILSAALLWILAGLATADLLWLRLFDPLTAALALVTYAMAVSEGGAGLLQATLGSVLGAGAFAMLRWLYWLWRGREGLGLGDVKLMVGLGAFAGPYDLPLLVLLAALSALVVVLGQRVLTPTAHVPDRPLPFGTALCASAAVLWVIGPQLAPMGW; encoded by the coding sequence ATGACAGGCGCGGCCCTGCTCTACGTGCTGGTGATCCTGATGGGGCCCGCAGTGGGGTCCTTTCTGGGGGTGGTGGTGGACCGTCTGCCGCGGGCAGGTAATACGGTGCGGCAGCCGTCGGCCTGTCGAAGCTGTGGCACCCCGCTTGCCCGCCGACAGATGGTGCCGATCCTGTCCTATCTGCTTTCGAAGGGGCGCTGCGCGACCTGTGGCGGGGCGATACCGCCCTGGACCCTTTATCTCGAATTGATCTGTCTCGGTGCAGGTGTACTGGCCGTGCTCAAGGGCGGAACTGGAACCCAGGTTATTCTGTCTGCCGCCCTTCTTTGGATACTGGCGGGGCTGGCGACCGCTGATCTGCTGTGGCTGCGGCTCTTTGATCCGCTCACAGCGGCGCTGGCCTTGGTCACATACGCGATGGCGGTGTCCGAGGGCGGTGCGGGATTGCTGCAAGCAACGCTGGGCAGTGTGCTGGGCGCGGGCGCTTTTGCTATGCTGCGCTGGCTCTACTGGCTGTGGCGCGGACGCGAAGGGCTGGGGCTGGGCGACGTGAAGCTGATGGTGGGGCTGGGCGCTTTTGCCGGACCTTATGACCTCCCGTTGCTGGTGTTGCTGGCCGCGCTGTCGGCTTTGGTCGTTGTGCTGGGCCAACGCGTGCTGACCCCGACCGCGCATGTCCCGGATCGACCCCTGCCGTTCGGCACAGCTCTGTGCGCTTCGGCGGCGGTTCTATGGGTGATCGGACCGCAACTGGCGCCGATGGGTTGGTGA
- the dapF gene encoding diaminopimelate epimerase, producing MSTIRTAGLPFMKMHGLGNDFVVVDARAQAISVTPAMAKAIGDRHFGVGFDQLALISDGDADAHLTFYNADGSLSAACGNATRCIARYLMDETGATSLHLTSERGDLQAQDRGDGITAVNMGHPQLLWHEIPLAEKMDTLELPIEGAPTATGMGNPHCTFFVDDVSAVALDTFGPAFEHHPLYPQRTNVQVAQIVGPDHIRMRVWERGVGVTWASGTSSCACAVAAARRGLTGRSVRIDLDGGTLYIEWREDGVWMTGPTVHVFSGTLTHAFLEQIT from the coding sequence ATGAGCACCATCAGAACAGCTGGATTGCCCTTCATGAAAATGCACGGGCTGGGCAACGACTTTGTCGTCGTAGACGCACGGGCACAGGCGATTTCCGTCACACCCGCCATGGCCAAAGCCATTGGGGACAGGCATTTCGGCGTCGGGTTCGACCAGCTTGCCCTGATTTCCGACGGGGATGCCGATGCGCATCTGACCTTCTACAATGCCGATGGATCGCTTTCGGCGGCCTGCGGCAACGCAACGCGCTGCATCGCGCGCTACCTGATGGACGAAACGGGCGCCACATCCCTGCATCTGACCTCGGAACGGGGCGACTTGCAGGCCCAAGACCGGGGCGATGGCATCACGGCTGTCAACATGGGGCATCCTCAGCTTCTGTGGCACGAGATCCCGCTGGCAGAAAAGATGGACACGCTGGAACTGCCGATTGAGGGCGCGCCGACCGCGACTGGCATGGGCAACCCCCATTGCACCTTTTTCGTAGATGACGTGTCCGCTGTGGCGCTCGACACCTTTGGCCCGGCCTTTGAGCATCATCCACTCTATCCCCAGCGCACTAACGTACAGGTGGCGCAGATCGTCGGGCCGGATCATATCCGCATGCGCGTGTGGGAACGCGGCGTCGGTGTCACATGGGCCTCCGGCACTTCCTCCTGCGCCTGTGCCGTCGCCGCCGCGCGACGCGGTCTGACCGGGCGCAGCGTGCGCATCGACCTTGACGGCGGCACGCTGTACATCGAATGGCGCGAGGATGGCGTCTGGATGACCGGGCCGACTGTTCACGTCTTCTCAGGCACCCTGACGCATGCCTTCCTGGAGCAGATCACATGA
- the mtaB gene encoding tRNA (N(6)-L-threonylcarbamoyladenosine(37)-C(2))-methylthiotransferase MtaB, with product MNAPVFSNHGCRLNAYEVEAMKDLAGQAGLGNAVVVNTCAVTAEAVRKARQDIRKLRKAHPDARLIVTGCAAQTEPETFSRMTEVDAVIGNTEKMQPDTWRGLAADFIGETEALQVDDIMSVTETAGHLIDGFGTRSRAYVQVQNGCDHRCTFCIIPYGRGNSRSVPAGVVVDQIKRLVDKGFNEVVLTGVDLTSWGADLPAAPRLGDLVMRILRLVPDLPRLRISSIDSIEVDENLMQAIATEPRLMPHLHLSLQHGDNMILKRMKRRHLREDAIAFCDAARHLRPDMTFGADIIAGFPTETDAMFDNALRMVEDCNLTWLHVFPYSARPGTPAARMPAVNGRSIKERAARLRAAGEKQVGRHLEQQVGRTHGILMESPTMGRTEQFAEVHFETPQTVGDIVTAMITGKTDSALSA from the coding sequence ATGAACGCGCCGGTCTTTTCCAACCACGGCTGCCGGTTGAACGCCTACGAAGTCGAAGCGATGAAGGATCTCGCGGGCCAGGCGGGTCTGGGAAACGCCGTGGTGGTGAACACCTGCGCCGTCACCGCAGAAGCGGTGCGCAAGGCGCGCCAGGACATCCGCAAGCTGCGCAAGGCGCACCCCGACGCCCGGTTGATCGTCACCGGCTGCGCCGCCCAGACGGAACCCGAAACCTTTTCCCGCATGACCGAGGTAGACGCCGTTATCGGCAACACCGAAAAGATGCAGCCCGACACCTGGCGCGGACTGGCCGCGGACTTCATCGGAGAGACCGAGGCGCTGCAGGTCGACGACATCATGTCCGTGACAGAGACCGCCGGGCATCTGATCGACGGGTTCGGCACCCGCAGCCGCGCCTACGTTCAGGTGCAGAACGGCTGCGACCATCGGTGCACCTTCTGCATCATACCATACGGTCGCGGCAATTCACGCTCTGTCCCGGCAGGCGTCGTTGTCGATCAGATCAAGCGGCTGGTGGACAAGGGTTTCAACGAGGTGGTGCTAACCGGGGTCGACCTGACCTCTTGGGGGGCCGACCTGCCCGCCGCGCCGCGCCTGGGCGATCTCGTCATGCGCATCCTGCGGCTGGTGCCCGACCTGCCCCGCCTCAGGATCAGCTCGATCGATTCGATCGAAGTGGACGAAAACCTGATGCAGGCCATCGCCACGGAGCCGCGACTGATGCCGCATCTGCACCTCAGCCTTCAGCATGGCGACAACATGATTCTGAAGCGGATGAAACGGCGGCATCTGCGCGAAGATGCCATCGCCTTCTGCGACGCGGCGCGGCACCTGCGCCCCGACATGACCTTTGGCGCCGACATCATCGCCGGTTTCCCGACGGAGACCGACGCGATGTTCGACAACGCCCTGCGCATGGTCGAAGACTGCAACCTGACCTGGCTGCATGTCTTCCCCTACTCCGCCCGGCCCGGCACACCGGCAGCACGCATGCCCGCCGTAAACGGTCGCAGCATCAAAGAGCGTGCGGCCCGTCTGCGTGCAGCTGGTGAAAAACAGGTAGGGCGCCATTTGGAGCAGCAGGTGGGCCGAACCCACGGTATCCTGATGGAAAGCCCGACGATGGGCCGGACCGAGCAGTTCGCCGAGGTGCATTTCGAAACGCCACAGACCGTAGGTGACATCGTCACCGCAATGATCACCGGAAAGACGGATAGCGCCCTTTCGGCCTGA